One Solanum pennellii chromosome 10, SPENNV200 genomic region harbors:
- the LOC107001590 gene encoding uncharacterized protein LOC107001590 yields the protein MWEKKRTFRNLPRDQLGGVIFGCKNDTIRECLEKQLVGLPSAHFIYVKNVNPGLPVFLFNYNDKKLHGIFEAASSGQMQINPYAWKKDGDERTRFPAQVQIRVRLHCVPLPEDMFRPIIKDNYFEQHHFWFELDHTQSSKLISQLSSLAYAPSSTTHYSALRRSIIQTSPANNKIAENRCSEPQNLKNKASSSIDSQAALDEKNFIYMKLKEIALNRERSVLSRNRHAEENTNERISYNDVSIDQAGFVEPQPPGEEKNEEGDCDLASYPPFVAQLLKEVKELNAFKEQHTQKVTGLEKKLANAQEEINLLKGRCLMLESTNPTCTHDSENVVESDDILRDESIILAGGSDGNNWLSALDLYSLLSDVLKPLKPMTSFWSYFAVVNLSREVYVFGGKFKKLWDDTVASYNPANDMWTLHPHLKKRNSNLSGATLKDKIFTMGGGNGTEYFAEVEMYDPQVGRWIPSRSMWQKQFSLAATELNGALYAVGGFDGDKYLAHALGGSDGSQMMSSVEIYDPHQGTWMIGEPMNYSRGYVTAAALKESIYVIGGAQSDNEVLDTVECYKEGTGWEKVLVLCYSFGGRLKSAFLSTQALSSYGHPLFNICCFALMNRLTNICCFALMNRLNA from the exons AtgtgggaaaagaaaagaacctTTAGAAATCTGCCAAGAGATCAACTAGGCGGTGTTATATTTGGGTGCAAGAATGATACAATAAGAGAGTGTCTCGAAAAGCAACTAGTAG GTTTGCCTAGCGCACACTTTATATATGTGAAAAATGTAAATCCTGGTTTGCCAGTGTTCTTGTTCAACTACAACGATAAGAAGCTCCATGGAATCTTTGAGGCTGCAAGCTCTGGTCAAATGCAAATCAATCCATATGCTTGGAAAAAAGATGGTGATGAAAGAACACGATTTCCTGCACAG GTTCAGATACGTGTCCGTCTGCATTGTGTACCACTGCCAGAAGATATGTTTAGACCAATAATTAAGGATAACTATTTTGAGCAGCATCATTTCTGGTTTGAGCTAGATCATACTCAATCTAGTAAATTGATCTCACAACTTTCATCTCTTGCATATGCTCCGAGTAGCACCACACATTATTCAGCACTTCGGAGAAGTATAATCCAAACTTCACCTGCAAATAACAAGATAGCAGAAAATAGATGTTCTGAACCacaaaacttgaaaaataaggCATCCAGTTCCATTGATTCTCAAGCTGCATTGGATGAGaagaattttatatatatgaaacttAAAGAAATAGCTCTTAATCGTGAACGCTCAGTGCTCTCCAGAAACAGGCATGCAGAGGAAAACACCAATGAAAGGATAAGTTATAATGATGTAAGCATTGATCAAGCAGGTTTTGTGGAACCACAGCCTCCTGGAGAAGAGAAGAATGAAGAAGGCGATTGTGACTTGGCTAGTTATCCTCCTTTTGTAGCTCAG CTGCTGAAAGAAGTGAAAGAACTGAATGCGTTTAAGGAACAGCACACCCAAAAAGTGACTGGCCTGGAGAAGAAGCTG GCTAATGCACAAGAAGAAATTAACCTGCTAAAAGGTAGATGTTTGATGTTGGAGTCCACAAATCCCACTTGTACACATGATAGTGAAAATGTGGTTGAGTCAGACGATATATTGCGTGATGAGTCAATCATCCTAGCTGGAGGATCAGATGGTAATAACTGGCTATCGGCCTTGGACTTGTACTCACTTTTGAGTGATGTTTTAAAGCCACTTAAACCAATGACTTCATTTTGGTCGTATTTTGCAGTTGTAAATCTGAGTAGAGAAGTTTATGTATTTGGTGGAAAATTTAAGAAGTTGTGGGACGATACAG TTGCATCATATAACCCAGCCAATGATATGTGGACTCTGCATCCTCATTTGAAAAAGAGAAACAGTAACTTATCTGGAGCTACTTTGAAGGACAAGATATTTACAATGGGTGGTGGAAATGGAACTGAATACTTTGCAGAAGTTGAAATGTATGATCCTCAAGTAGGTCGATGGATTCCTTCACGATCCATGTGGCAGAAG CAATTTTCTCTTGCAGCAACAGAACTCAATGGTGCATTATATGCTGTTGGTGGATTTGATGGAGACAAATATTTGGC ACATGCACTTGGTGGCTCTGATGGGTCTCAAATGATGTCAAGCGTTGAGATATATGATCCCCATCAGGGAACATGGATGATTGGGGAACCAATGAACTACTCAAGGGGTTATGTAACTGCTGCTGCTCTAAAGGAGTCCATTTATGTCATTGGAGGGGCTCAATCTGATAATGAAGTACTAGACACGG TTGAATGTTACAAGGAAGGCACAGGTTGGGAAAAGGTGCTTGTCCTCTGCTATAGTTTTGGAGGAAGATTGAAATCTGCATTCTTAAGTACTCAAGCTCTCTCTTCTTATGGGCACCCTTTGTTCAATATCTGTTGTTTTGCTCTAATGAATAGACTAACAAATATCTGTTGTTTCGCTCTAATGAATAGACTTAATGCTTGA